A stretch of DNA from Hirundo rustica isolate bHirRus1 chromosome 1, bHirRus1.pri.v3, whole genome shotgun sequence:
tatCTGTAACACATTGAGCAGCTCCTTAGGTGCCATTAAATAAATCATTGTACTGGCAGGGGTTGAAAAGACAGTAGCTGTAGCTGTGAACATTCTCCTCAGGACTAATGAGTCaaagatggaaataaaaaaggttcATAAATTAAAGTCCAGGCGTGTGATTCTGGTTTGGTTAAAGTCAGTTGGACGTAGTTACTTTCCAACAGTTCTTCTGTATGTGACTTTAAGTACAGATACTGATGGCTTGAGAAGGTGAGAAAGATAATGGGGCTTGTAATGCTTTTGAGTTTTTtagctggtttggtttttttttttttcagtctttaagCTTAGCAGATAAAGTAGGTAAAAATCTCCAAACTGAGCAAtccaatgggaaaaaaagaatcgCTCACATCCCTTGACTGATAAACCCCAGGAGTATCTGTGTGCAAAGGGAGATGGATGCTGGTGTTTTCAAATGAGCTGTAGTTGCTTTAGGCCAGAACTGATATGTGTTGGTGCAGCTGTTTGGGAAGCTTTCTTGTAAGccttttttcaagaaagctTTTGTGAACTCCTTTTGACTCTACGTGTACATAACTGACTCAAAGCACAATAAAAACATGGAGCGAAAGACATCTTCTACACAAGACTGCTTTTTATCTCTATAGACATATGCAAATGTTTAAAGTTTTTCTTACAATTCAAGTAATCAAAATGCAGTCAAGTGCAATAAAATTACATGGAGGtcatacatagaaaaaacaaaagccagtgGAGAATGTATGTTCAGAATGGAATTCTACAGAACATACTGGTTTTGTCAATTCTGATTTGAAGAGAAAACTTTTATTCTGCCCTTAAAAGCACACAGCTTGTTTTGGCGGCCTCATACCACAGTTAACAGATTTACAGTAATGTAAGTACTGCAATCCCAGTTGTATCCAGTTACTTCTTTCATGAAGGCCAGATTTTGTGGCAgtgcgagaattgttttattaggtttttatgagaagttttatgttatagttcatttcactgtatcaccagttctgtaacccttttgtgttttctgtataacaaggtgttttgtgtcagtcctcccacccctcacctgacttggaacatcccctctgccccaccaccctctccccccccccagctctgggacagcctGTCTATGACTTTGGGATCCCTCCCagattgcaaaatctcagggagagggcttcaggtgataggtcccccgGGGGCcgaattcctttgcccttgatgtcaatggtcagaggcttgggggtgggcacaccttgttaccccctgaatcccctgatttgttgtcttgttgtaacctcccttgaacccctcccccagatataaggtggaggagggagattcaaactctctctggctgCTCGCTGGCCTCcctctctggcctgcggtttggaccagctgtgggacTCCCACAGGTCgccctgaataaacatcttttaacctgctaagctgagagccatccttttcttactgccgctgctgtcacgacactatttagtccagctgctgctgagaagccgagccagcaggtaaagataacctgtgtgcctatccgaactgggaacatcttgtagctgtgcaaaTCTGAGCTAGCCAGAGGCCGGCATCCGCCCGGTGCGGAGACAGAAACAGCTACAAGAAGATTTAACTTCtttttgaaagtgttttgtGACTGGGGCTAGTCCTCAAAATAGATACCAGAACGCATTGTACATCAAGCTAATGTTCACTGCCTATTTTGATTCGTTTAAAACAACATCCTTGAGAGAGAAATCCTTGGAAGGTAAGTTGAGGTGTTTAATTTTTGAGTATGACCTTTAGAATTCtgtgcaattttatttaaaataaaaataatgctttgcCTTTGTGAAGGAGGCAAGAGAGAGAACACACATGTGTCTGTAGACTAGCATTGGTAAGAATCAACACATTCTGCTGCTCAACTTCTTTAATAGATAATTGATACACACTGTTAAACCTGCATCATACAAAATTAGTGTTAATTAGTTAAAGACAATACTGTTAACAATAAAAGGCATTAACAACTCTGTTACCATAGTCATGGAATTTTACATAAAAGTAGAAAGGATGTCAGAGTATAATCAGCCAAATTGCAAAAGCATTTCCTAAAACTTCAtcagtcttgctttttttccctgggagatCTGAGCTGCTACACCCTCAATGCAGGCTTCACGActtgagagagaggagagagaaagacagTCCTGTTGATCATCACATGCCTTTCTGTCAGTCTTAAAGCTGCCCCTGCTCCATGCTTATCATTTTGGCAGTAATTTTCCATAACTTAGAATCCTTACCACAGTATGTAAGGAATTGTAAATGTTGTGCTGCAGTTTCCCAGTTTTGTCAAGAAGATACTCAAATCTGGCCAGTAAAGAAGGTGGCCACTGAACATTCCTTTTACAGCCAAATACTACCACAAATGCAGCTGCCTGCTCACTTCAACCTCTAAAAGGTTTTCAGACCAACTTGCCTGTTCTAGAGATGCGATGCTGCTGCCCACCACAGAATTCAGCAAAAGATTGCTGCTACAGTACGTTGGTTTGTGTGGGTTCAGGAAAGTAGCACAAATATTACAGAAATTCTTCACTAGACCAGGTGTGCCCTGATCTTGAAGGCTACTGTGAACTGTTACAGCGAGTAGACAAAAAGCCTTCCACCAAGTCGAGCTTTCACAGAACTTCTCTCCGCTGCCACTACAACTTGTTTCTGCAGGGATAAAGAGCAAAGGTTAGCAAAATGCAACTGCAGGTGCATGGCTGCCTTAAGCTTCCCTCATGGATTTTGGCCGTCTCATTAGTGTCATATAGAAATGTGATGGGAAATGAGAGAGCAGCCCACCTCATTAGGGTAGAAGTTAAGAATATAGTTTGGCAAACACTGGGGACTTGGGGAACTGGAGCAAGCTGGAACCAAATTAAATTAGTGTCTTGCCCATACAAACTGCTTCTCAGGGCTAAGATTAATAGGGATGAAGAGGGAGTGTGGACTAGATGGTTTTGTAGCAACAGAACACAACTGCTTGGAGAATGGCCTCACTTGCACTTAGCAGTGCCTGTATTTCAGGTGTTGGATTATGCACCCTAATCTAGCTGAGAAGAATTTCCAGTTTCTCCATTGCATGTTTTAACACAAGAAGTCAAACTCGATTTGCTGAAGACCTCCTCTGTACTCGCACAGAGAACCCCAGTCCTCATGGAGGGGATGTTAGAGTGAGCAGAACATTGGAACTCAGCTGAACAAGCACTAAGTACCCTTCCAGATAAAAAAAAGGCTCCTCAGTGCATCATACAAATGTAGCAATTGGTGTTTGGTAAACAAGTGGGCATCTGAGGGAAGCAAAGAGAAATAGGTACACAAACATATCCTAAATCAATCACGTAAAAACTGTGCTTAGAAACACATGACATATGAATGGCATTCACTGGAGATGATATCCAGGACAGCAAGCCTCTAAAGACTAAATGAGAGGGGTGGGTTTGGGTGCCTGGTTTGCTCCACAGCTGAGCATCCACTTTGCATGAGCAGTAAAGCCAGGAGGTACCTATGCTGCATTTCCCATACTCTTGAGCAGTTTAGAATTCAGGCTGCTTTAaagctattaattttttttttttaatttaggtaCCAAAATTTTGGTAACTCCATAGCTCATTACTCTATAAAATGGGTTTAATTATTGGTTCAGAGAGTGACTTAACTATGTAAAGAACTTAAGACTTGAAACCGTGTAAGATACATGTGAGGTGTTAGCTAGTATATGCAAGTGAGGTAGAAGGATGTTATAAAACAAGCCACCCCAGTAATTTTTCTCACCTTTCTTTCAGATTTCACAGTGGTAATGGAACTCCCAAATCTTGATAGttcctgtaaaataaaatcGCTTATTATCATGCTGCTAGGTTTTTTAAGTACGACTCTTTAGTTTCTCTCGGTAGTTCATTTTCTGGTTACATACCTCAGGAGAAATCAGAACGTACTGTGCCtaaagaaggaagggaaaaaaaaaaaaaaagtcagtggaAGAGAGTAGAAGGCCAGTATGATAACCCTGGCTCCTAAACAGCAAAGTAATTTAAGAACAGGAGGAGCCAAACTGCAGAGATTCAGAAACCTGACAAAACCTTTCGTTTTCTGAAACCAAGGCAGAACACCCTTGGTATTTGTACTGAATATAATTAATTAGTTGTCATTCTAAACTTACGTCCAGAATTCACTTTCATGTATTCTTACCCAGTCCTCAGGACAGGGAGAAGTCCATGACGTGCAGTGGCCTGTCACATTCCCTGAGGATGCCTGTCTGCCATTGTAAATATAAACACGGCCAGCAGCCCCACCAGACAGGATTGAGGTGACACTGTTAGATCGCAGTGGGGATGCCACAATCATTTCATCTGCACATATTACAGAGAGGACATAATACAGCAGAAGTGAATTAATGGTAGACATGGGAGAGCTGGTATTTACATGCCTCTAGATGCCACAATTCCTATTAATGATGGCAACTAAAATGTTTCAATTTCTGACTGAGTAACTTGGGATTTTAGAGAGGCCTCTCTATAAGGCACGGTGGAATACTGGTACAATTCAATTGAGAAAGCAGACCGTGTTTAGCACTTGTATGAATATACAGGTGACCAATTTTTGTGTTGCCAAAAATTAAACACTTCACTTCTGGTCTAGATTGATCAAGCTTTACCTAGCCCATCACTATCCAGATCACTTAAATATACGACTCCTCCAAAACGAGAAAACCTCCTGTCCCCACTGAATGCACTGAGCAGAGAAGGCTTAGTGCTGTTTGACAGGTCATATACCAGAGCCAGTCCAGCTTGATGCAGCACTGATGACACAAATAAAATCCTAGACAGgctgtctgggaaaaaaaaaaaaaaaaaaaaagacagatatTGAGCATCGGACATAGGAAATCAGGATTAATACTTACAATTATAGATAATACTGGCATTACATAAAATGGacaaaattaatataatatCAAATAACATCAACAATTATATGGGATTAATACTAACTAGCATAGGAAAAACAAGTCTTTTATTCATAGTACCAGGGGAGAAATGCATTCAAGTGAGACTTCTGCAGTTTGACATCCTCAATTCCTTACGGTCTACTGCCAGAGTGAGGACAAAGTATGGTGTTGTTTCAATTCCAAGAAATATGCAGTCTACTAAAAAATCACTGTTACATAAATAATGCAAAGTAGTAATGGTGTTAAGCCCattttaaggaaggaaaaagacacACTGAAGTTGAAGCACAGTAGAGATGACTCCACATATAAGGTATATACAGGTGATTACAATGATTTcgaattttttttaattacatagCAATTTAAAGGTTCCTTTTCCCTTAAACATTGTATGTCTCCTCAAGACATGCAGAAACAAACATCCTAAAGCAGAAATGGTCTCCAAATTTCAAGACATACCTGCAGTAGGTGCACCCACCACCAAAACTTTCCTTGTGTTCCCGGCCACAGACAGCACACCACTGGCCAGAGACAAACCCATTCTGCCCATCTCCTGTTAGATTTTTAAAACACCTATGTAATTTCTACAGAATGCCACTTTACTTCAAATTATTCACAAGGTCTCATACTAAAGAAGCAGCCCTACCTTGTCTCCAGTTATCTCAAACCAGCGCTTTGTACTTGGCGGGTTATACCCATACACCTTCCCAACACTCTGTCTGACATCCAGCAAGAGGGGACTGCAGCTTGAATtacaatgcaaaataaatttgtatGTAACAACATATAATTGTACATGTTCTCCCCTTATATTTTGGAATAAGAGTGCCTGACAAATTCTAGAAATCTACTTTAGTAATTCCCATACTTGTTCTAACTAATTCCACAATACTTAGAGCACAGACTTGGTGTGTCTATCCACTTTTTTATCATCCTATACATCTTCatgtttaatttgcttttaaaaatgctatCTTAAAGGAAGAGCTATCCATATGGTTATTTAAGGCACACTTACTCACCTTTTTGTGATTCCTCTCCCTCCACAAGGAAACTCAAGAAATTCTTAGGTGTTTTTAAACAACAAATACCTACCCTAGAGAGGGTCTAATAACACTTGTCTTCATATGGAAGGGTGaagacacaaaaaatattaatgtaataaaatattctaagcagaacaaaaaggaaacttCCTAAAAGAGCTGGAAGTCTAATCTATTGCAAATCTTAAACCTTGCAGAAGTAAAGCAGATTAGAGAAGACAGCAAGCTGTCACATGCAACATACCTAGAACAAGTCTTCCATGTAGGGCTACCAATCAGCAGTAACGTCATGTtctccagctggcagctggcaaGTGAAAATCCAAACCAAGCATAGTTTTCTTCCCCCTCTACCATCCAGTTGGCATCTTGTACCGAGAGAAGTCCTGAgagaccagaaaaaaatatgagttAAATCTTGGTGTGTCCTGTCACTGAAAAACCCTTTTGCAATCCTCCATTGATGCATCCTCTGACAGCAAGTTTCTCTGTGCAAAGTTACACTGTCCATGACATGGCATCAGTAGTTGTTGACTTTGCTTGCTCACCCTGCAGCTTGACTAGCTGGTGAAATCTTTCATTTGACTCAGCCTATTTCTCAATCATTCCAATAGCCTACATTAAGTACATGAAAGCTTGCCCTAAACTACTTACATTTTATCAGAACTTGTAATTTGtttttgtgtattatttgggtttataatgtatttcatttttatatagggttttgtaatggtttcttctgtactcccctgttcccatggaaaatgtattatcccaaagtttgtccctgctccttttccccacccattctcccacactggaatgtaatccaactctgttccactcctaccttatccctgattgagtagtggcttgtccccgcctctAACCCCTTCCCCCTGAATACaagccaggaaaagcacagggaTCGCTCTCTTGGCTGGGGGAGAGGGACcgggctcctgaccctgtgggggcaggaccacaggagaaagactgaataaagccctgatttcccctggATCAAGTGtagaccttcctttgccatcaatgggtgcctgctctctctaaaggaaaaggttcacagcctctctgggatctttagggccctgaggaaaaatccttccaactgtggtttgttgctcaagctagccaaggcaaaaatggagtGGAGGGCTCTGAGAGCGAGAGACACCACAGTAATTCTTCAAGGATGCTGGGTGGGAAAGCTTCAGATCATTCTGGCTATAATTTAAATAACTCATTGTGTGCTTTGGTTTTCCAAACTTGTCAGTGAGCACTGTTTTGAAACCCAAGTTCTTGTGGTTTCTAATTTTACATGAATTAGAATAAACTGCAACAATTAAGCATTATTGTAAATCTCAATTGCATGATTCCAACAAAGCTGCCCatgctttattattttgttcCATATACGACATTTCCTCCCTCATTCATTAGAAACCTCAACACCTTTACTCATTAACTATATTCACTTGTAGCATTCCTCTTTAGCCACATGAAGGAATGTACAGAATGATAAAGATACATTTGTTGAGGTTCATTTGCAATTTTCCAAGAAAGAGCCTACCCTGAACTCACAATACATAGTTGAATCCATTGCTTTAGCAAAGTTTCCAGCACAGTTGCTCACAATTGTTCTTGCACCCAAGCTGGGATATTGCAGTTTGCATGGACAGAAAACCAGATGGGAAAAACCTGGTTGAGATGATCCCTCTGACAAGAGCAGAGAACCATGTGTTGTTCTCTGAATGCCTGCAACAAGTGGAGTGCCTTCAGGgatcaattttttttacttatcCTGTTGGACACTTTATTATGAATTATTTAGACAAGGCAACAAGATGCCCTTTTGTGAAGCTGGCAGATAACAGAAGATTGTAGGGGGGTGGTCTCATTCAGAGGCACCCAGGCAGGCCAGAGTAACAGGCTGACAGGAACCTCACAAAATTCAGTGAGGACAAATGCAAAGCCTGACCCTGGGAAAGGAGATGCCCTTGGACTGatacagctggggacagagtggctgagGAGCTGTCTTGTGGAAAAGGCCCTGGAGATCCTGGTGGACAGAGAGCTGACTGTGAGGCTCTGACAGCAGCCAGCCAACTGCTATAAGCAGAAGCATGGCAAAGAGATTGACAGAAGTGATTGTTCCCTAGATCACACCTATAATACATTGTTCCATAACAGGAAAGATGTTAACAAACTGGAGCAAGTTTTGTAGGGGTGTTCCATGCTTTCTGTGCCTATAAGATCACTATGCATGGTGGGAGGACAATAGGCAATGAACATaaactgaaacaagaaaagttCATACTGGCTTtaataagagatttttttcccctatgagAACTGCCAAGAAGTAGAACAGCTGTCTGGAATGGCTGTGCAACTTCTATCAGTGGAGGTTTTAAATGAAACTGGACAAAGCCCTGAGGAATCTGGTCTGGCTTCATAGGTTATTGAGCAGGAGGGAAACCCTTTGGGATCACTTCAGACCTGAATTATGTCATgattaattaggaaaaaataactgGTCACATAAACGATGGGGAAGGTTAATTTACTCAACAAATATTACCTTGGTCACTCCTGTTGAAATGAGAGTAAAATGCAACCACAAATCCTCTCTGCTTCCCACCACCGGGCGCATATGGAGAGCCCACAACCAGATCAGCATTTCCATTCCCATCAACATCAGCTGCCAGGAGGGTCCATCCAAGATTACAGTAGGAATACTGAAATAAACAGTTAGTTTAAGcctaaaacagaactgaaaccATCAATTCTGTAGCAAAATAGAGAAACTTAGTTCTAAAGAGCTAGTTTTTTCTGCCCAAATTACCCTCCCATTCCCTGGCtacagatttgttttctttgttttttttgtttgggtcagagttttttggtggctttttttggtggctttttgaGGGCTATGCACCTTTCTATTCACCCTGTTGCCTTTCTGCACTGGGGTATAAATGTCTTTCCCAAATACAATCAATCTAAACAAGCACCTGCTTGCTCCATCCTCATCAGTCTACATTTCCTTGCAATGATGAGTTGAATTTTAACATTCTTTTTCAAGCCCATTAGGCTCTTTACCCCTTTATCTCACCACCTGCCTGTGTAGCCCTGTGTTAGCCTGACTAACAGGATAGTATAAACAGGACATTACATTATCAATATACCTGACAAGTTATGGTAACATTTGGCTGAGGTGCCAAGCCTCTTCCCACAGTTCCAAAGTAGATATAAACAGCACCctaaacagcagaaaaagaaaataaggcaTGAGAGCACCTGCATGTCAGTATCAATTATTAAATCCACGGCCAAACACAAGGAGTGGAACAGTTCTGCTAGGGCTACTCATACAACTTAATTTTCCCTCTCAGAGCCTTCCCATAATGCTTTCTTTCCCAGCCCAAAACTAAGAACATCCATGGGTGATGGATACTGCTGTAACCGAGCAATAAAGTAGAGAAGTACATTTTCATCATACTGTGTGTAAGGAGCAAGGGCAGTATATTTATACTCATAATACACGTTCAGGTGGCTCAAATTTTGATAATCATTATTTAATGCAATGGCAAACAGTGCCAGGCACAACAGATGCACACAAATTTCCTTCCAAGTGGTGAGTCTAAATAAAAGCAACTTAAATTCTTATTTAGACAGCTAAATTAGTATCTAAAATTCTGAAGAGTTTTAAGCTTAATGGATATTGTTTAACTCAAAACATTTTACCCCTCAGTTTGCATGGCCTAAAAATATTCAGGGACCATTATACGCAGGCTTATCTGGTAAGCTGTAAGTCATTAAGTCTCTTTAACTTGATTATTTTAAGTAAGCATGTCTGTGCTCATATCACATTTTAGATATAACTTGTTTGCCTTGTGACAGCATATGACAAAACTCATTGACCCATGAGGTCCATTCCAGACTCTCTGTTCCTAAACAAAAAGGGTACACTTGTATTTCATGAATGGCCCCTTACATTTCCAGCATGTCAATGCTGCAAAGATACAATCTGGTTTGGATTTCTAATGTGCAAAAAGgccactgaaaaagaaatacaggtaGCTGTCATTGCTCTAGTCAAAGTACCCCAAAAGGTTataaatttctgtttaaattacaATATCACCTTGAGCAAAAACAGAAATgctctttttcatttcaatgcttaaaaaaataggtataaataaaaacattaattttggagagtttaaaaagaacagcaaaCCCATGTTTGTAGCTTACTTTGTAAGTAAGAAACTGAGATCCCACAGAAGGTGCTCCAATTGCCAGATCTGGCAGTCCATCCTCATTGAAGTCCAGGACTGCCAAGGCAGAACCAAATCTTCCTGAAGGCTAAAACAAAAAGTATTGCTCTCATGTTTTCAAGTCAAAACCATGAAAACCAAATGTACATTTGCACAAGGAAGAACTGGAAACAGGTGACAAAAGTCTatccaaacaattttttttcttctaagtaATAACCTCTGTGACAATACACTAATTCAAAGCAACTGTGTTAAAATGAAGGACAACTGAATATAATATGACACTGCTTTGCCATTTCCTTTTCTGAGCCCAGTGCACCATTAATGTTAAGTTTATGGTCTTTTCTGTTGACAGCATTATGACTGGGAACAACTAAAACACTGTAAGAAGGCAGCAGCTGTTACTCCACAGTTTATAAccacagaaacaaattaaaaggaGATGTATCTCATTTCTCCCTATCATCTTCTTAGTGAATAAGGGTGTTTTCTACAGAGGATCATATTTAACACTCAAAAGGGTCATTTGCTCCTACTTCTTGGTTACAAACCAGTCGCCTTCATGTCAATCAgagttttctcccttttttaaaTACTCTTACTACAGACAAAATTATTTGGAGAGAAGTTTTGTCAATTAATGAAGAATTGTAGCCTCAAAGGAATTAAAACATATCAAATTAAGAATTTTAGATCTAAAATAACAGGAAAcacaatattttcttaaatgcaGGGACCAGGATGAGCTGTACTGTGTTTTACAGAGACACAACCTGAGTTTTATTTAAGGGCGCTGTTGGggattagatttgttcctttttgccttaaagaatttttccccataaattaCTAGGAATCAAAGTGCTGATACTTAGAtggtacttgactaacacaaaaagaTGTGGCCGGGAGGGAGACGATCACAcaaagtttgggggagggaaaaggacagggctggggggagctgagcttcttcttcctgctctcagcattgGAGGGGAacggtcaggctgctgcttgctgtgtgaGGAGTATactgttaacagagggtccggtcctgggaattctaccatcatccatcatctgctggagtgcccaggaattcggatccccctcgcctgccctgctggagctgggccagccctgcccagccttcgcggcttcttcagcactgctcactttgccgggacaccccctttTTCCTGCCGGGATATTCCCCGTTTGCCTGCTGGAGACCCTCGCCGTTCCAGCCACCggcccgggagtttccaccgttccagcctagtgctcttggggtcccaagagatcagtCTGCCCCGGGctctgtgaaacaaagcccctcgaggttcctggttctgtttattattaatgctgtagttgttgttggttgtttgtcttgttatatttactagtaaagaactgttattcctttctccatagctctgcctgaaaaaaagcctctttaattttctaaattataatgaCTTGgggggaagggattggaattccccattcctagagaggccccgcccctccctagcagatacctgtcttctAAACCGAGACAGGCACTTTATGGTCTAATACTCATTTATCTGGTACAGTAGTGGAAGTGAACTACAGATCACCATCATTCAGTTCTTCCTGGGActttaataatgatttttttttttttttaatgcatatgaCATCCTATGACATCAGGAGGAGTGTTTCAGGAATAATACTCATACACATTAATGATACCATTGCTCATTCAAAAATCAccagtttttaagaaaaaaacaaaacaagtgaCAAATATCTGCCTTGACCCCTTACCTGATGACCCTGTAGTACTTGGTCAGCTTTCCCATCCAGATCCATGTCCTCTGGTGGCAAACCTGACTGGTTGCCATAGACCACATACACCCTTCCTGTCTGAACATGGCCCATGGTGCTGTACCCTGGTGCTCCAGCCACCAGATCTTCATATCCATCCTGGTTTAGGTCAGCTGAGATCAGTGCCCTGTACAGCAAGGGAGTCAATAAAATCAGCATTTCCAGATTACCACAACATTAGCAGAAAAAAGCCCCATAATTCAGATAAACCACGACCCCATATTGTTTTGTAAAGATCTATACAGCATGTTTTATATCACACATTTATTTGTGCTTTCTTGAATTAAGTGAAACCAGAAGAATCATCTTCCATCAATGCATCTGAGATCTGTAGAAACTGCTTTTTACTGACTGAGAGCAATCAGAGCAAGGAGCATGAAAAAGGGCTGCTTGCATATGacaaagaactaaaaaaaaaaactttttaactGAACATCTGATTTAATTGATGGACTTAACAGGAGATAAGTAAAAGGATCACAGGTCTCACTAACATGTTGGAGTTTAGAGAGGGAACATGGAAAGAACTAGCTACTGATAATTTAGCCAGTGTGAAGTAAACTCAAGTATAAAACCCAAATTTGAGACAGAATAAGGGAAGTTACAGAAGCAGCAAtggaaatttgttttattactcTTCTCCGTAGCAGATCAAGGTAGAATCTCATTGGTAAGGAGAGAGAATGTGTCTCTCTCTGTCCTGAATCCATCTTTGAACTCCCTACTTGTCTAGAGTATTTCCAAGAAGTCTTGCTAGACATGATCAATCATCAACCCGTGACAGATGATTAATTTTGtacaacaaccaaaaaagatAACAACAATCCTTCACTATTCAGAACTAGAGTCAATGTTAGTTCTAACATTGGTTCCTTCCATTCTGAGCTTAATCaacatctaaaagaaaaattttattagTTAACTTGCT
This window harbors:
- the GPLD1 gene encoding phosphatidylinositol-glycan-specific phospholipase D isoform X3; amino-acid sequence: MVGLKIWSVLLIILYHFCQRCIPCGISTHVEIAHRALEFFIKHEGSVNYRQLLLSHQDAFQAGSIYPDAFYPPICKHGMFHYVSEDTHWPPFLKASIDYIRRNYPQPWEEATEKLVAFLFGIASHMVADVSWHSLGIDQGFLKAMGEIDFHGSYSEAHSVGDFGGDVVSQFELDFSYLASSWYVPVKDLAAIYKEFYGKEVITESTIAECTHLLFFELHGERLLVGKLFPTFASKSPFLVEKFHEYFLGGVDDMAFWTNNIFELMSHMLENGTSDCHLPENPLFINCTKEHKDNHVRNKQLKHEHHKNTTSLLTETLEKNINYTERGVQFNIQPWATKSLRLINHAFKTNVWRALGATHQKSSRHISKPAASYFLTSPYARLGWALISADLNQDGYEDLVAGAPGYSTMGHVQTGRVYVVYGNQSGLPPEDMDLDGKADQVLQGHQPSGRFGSALAVLDFNEDGLPDLAIGAPSVGSQFLTYKGAVYIYFGTVGRGLAPQPNVTITCQYSYCNLGWTLLAADVDGNGNADLVVGSPYAPGGGKQRGFVVAFYSHFNRSDQGLLSVQDANWMVEGEENYAWFGFSLASCQLENMTLLLIGSPTWKTCSSCSPLLLDVRQSVGKVYGYNPPSTKRWFEITGDKEMGRMGLSLASGVLSVAGNTRKVLVVGAPTADSLSRILFVSSVLHQAGLALVYDLSNSTKPSLLSAFSGDRRFSRFGGVVYLSDLDSDGLDEMIVASPLRSNSVTSILSGGAAGRVYIYNGRQASSGNVTGHCTSWTSPCPEDWAQYVLISPEELSRFGSSITTVKSERKKQVVVAAERSSVKARLGGRLFVYSL
- the GPLD1 gene encoding phosphatidylinositol-glycan-specific phospholipase D isoform X6 translates to MVGLKIWSVLLIILYHFCQRCIPCGISTHVEIAHRALEFFIKHEGSVNYRQLLLSHQDAFQAGSIYPDAFYPPICKHGMFHYVSEDTHWPPFLKASIDYIRRNYPQPWEEIDFHGSYSEAHSVGDFGGDVVSQFELDFSYLASSWYVPVKDLAAIYKEFYGKEVITESTIAECTHLLFFELHGERLLVGKLFPTFASKSPFLVEKFHEYFLGGVDDMAFWTNNIFELMSHMLENGTSDCHLPENPLFINCTKEHKDNHVRNKQLKHEHHKNTTSLLTETLEKNINYTERGVQFNIQPWATKSLRLINHAFKTNVWRALGATHQKSSRHISKPAASYFLTSPYARLGWALISADLNQDGYEDLVAGAPGYSTMGHVQTGRVYVVYGNQSGLPPEDMDLDGKADQVLQGHQPSGRFGSALAVLDFNEDGLPDLAIGAPSVGSQFLTYKGAVYIYFGTVGRGLAPQPNVTITCQYSYCNLGWTLLAADVDGNGNADLVVGSPYAPGGGKQRGFVVAFYSHFNRSDQGLLSVQDANWMVEGEENYAWFGFSLASCQLENMTLLLIGSPTWKTCSSCSPLLLDVRQSVGKVYGYNPPSTKRWFEITGDKEMGRMGLSLASGVLSVAGNTRKVLVVGAPTADSLSRILFVSSVLHQAGLALVYDLSNSTKPSLLSAFSGDRRFSRFGGVVYLSDLDSDGLDEMIVASPLRSNSVTSILSGGAAGRVYIYNGRQASSGNVTGHCTSWTSPCPEDWAQYVLISPEELSRFGSSITTVKSERKKQVVVAAERSSVKARLGGRLFVYSL
- the GPLD1 gene encoding phosphatidylinositol-glycan-specific phospholipase D isoform X1, whose protein sequence is MVGLKIWSVLLIILYHFCQRCIPCGISTHVEIAHRALEFFIKHEGSVNYRQLLLSHQDAFQAGSIYPDAFYPPICKHDINFITIGMFHYVSEDTHWPPFLKASIDYIRRNYPQPWEEATEKLVAFLFGIASHMVADVSWHSLGIDQGFLKAMGEIDFHGSYSEAHSVGDFGGDVVSQFELDFSYLASSWYVPVKDLAAIYKEFYGKEVITESTIAECTHLLFFELHGERLLVGKLFPTFASKSPFLVEKFHEYFLGGVDDMAFWTNNIFELMSHMLENGTSDCHLPENPLFINCTKEHKDNHVRNKQLKHEHHKNTTSLLTETLEKNINYTERGVQFNIQPWATKSLRLINHAFKTNVWRALGATHQKSSRHISKPAASYFLTSPYARLGWALISADLNQDGYEDLVAGAPGYSTMGHVQTGRVYVVYGNQSGLPPEDMDLDGKADQVLQGHQPSGRFGSALAVLDFNEDGLPDLAIGAPSVGSQFLTYKGAVYIYFGTVGRGLAPQPNVTITCQYSYCNLGWTLLAADVDGNGNADLVVGSPYAPGGGKQRGFVVAFYSHFNRSDQGLLSVQDANWMVEGEENYAWFGFSLASCQLENMTLLLIGSPTWKTCSSCSPLLLDVRQSVGKVYGYNPPSTKRWFEITGDKEMGRMGLSLASGVLSVAGNTRKVLVVGAPTADSLSRILFVSSVLHQAGLALVYDLSNSTKPSLLSAFSGDRRFSRFGGVVYLSDLDSDGLDEMIVASPLRSNSVTSILSGGAAGRVYIYNGRQASSGNVTGHCTSWTSPCPEDWAQYVLISPEELSRFGSSITTVKSERKKQVVVAAERSSVKARLGGRLFVYSL